The Drosophila gunungcola strain Sukarami unplaced genomic scaffold, Dgunungcola_SK_2 000188F, whole genome shotgun sequence genome contains a region encoding:
- the LOC128265952 gene encoding uncharacterized protein LOC128265952 isoform X1 produces MRTTGPLFTFASQIQDQGLCNTLNSFLTVKKMFSYWSKKSIPSKVEEKRNETYVSINESISQTEVKMEKEKMVLSTTDRHVLEFHDFLRRVQTLQMSHIEANKNQDLIVNRPNMCSSTAVEVGEEPATSSEADNIDMEYPHLTSECDYMPVATTNIRVTVGIDKDLEMILEMDPSIVDLGDISIAETAEPRIVGLPPLSGGPTFKTATPTSRTQLKLQLQREQHQQQQMMIQQQTLDSPDPKVHLLFGGGQGSMESEFIDSGSTSACGSGSSSLEQMSQLVQMDNLIDSSTAAKLKVPLQSIGVDVPPQVLQVSTVLENPTRYHVIQKQKNQVRQYLSESLKPSIWGCHNSEMKLANNSASTGNLQSSSLEKGVSLPLERTNSFGCDTAVTAKRPNHSDDSMPISFFGGNFPRSDNLNSNDPSLLGRINHVSAESASAQKNIHLGFVKANSNLSSSTTRTSSGMINSIRLSSTASSSQSTSAPISPSLSSVATSASELPSFDSDPDDLFDDILQNDSFNFDTNFNSELSIKQEPQNLTDAEINALAKDRQKKDNHNMIERRRRFNINDRIKELGTLLPKGSDAFYEVVRDIRPNKGTILKSSVDYIKCLKHEVSRLRQNECRQRQMELQNRKLMSRIRELEMQAKSHGISLSDYHLTSVSAPTQADAYLKSSSLSPSVSRSRRSLFDLPVEKKIQVINRSDVNMGMNQIDELMEDCKHPVQGGDPMLSSHSHMHSAPQSPTANQLNCASYEPKKVSEVDAGIFRGKSNLVADECCSINCSTSCYSQHQLPTLESHPNHCHQPSIRDIHSLSDSVQSSEFSRLEHCDGNHDPLLSSSRSLGAVDEDHHSSVDIPAVMINDSLSSLVDDTHSEPMILTSDTLDIDL; encoded by the exons ATGCGTACAACAGGCCCTCTTTTCACATTTGCTAGTCAGATCCAAGATCAAGGTCTTTGTAATACTCTTAATAGTTTTTTgactgttaaaaaaatgttttcctacTGGAGCAAAAAGAGTATTCCAAGCAAAGTTgaagaaaaaagaaatgaaacaTATGTGTCTATAAACGAAAGTATTTCACAAACAGAagtaaaaatggaaaaggaaaagATGGTACTATCGACTACAGATAGGCACGTCCTTGAATTTCATGATTTTCTAAGGCGTGTTCAGACGTTACAGATGTCCCATATTGAGGCTAACAAAAACCAAGATTTAATAGTTAATCGACCCAATATGTGCAGCTCGACAGCAGTTGAGGTCGGCGAGGAACCTGCTACCTCATCGGAAGCTGATAATATTGATATGGAATATCCTCACCTCACAAGTGAATGTGATTATATGCCAGTGGCTACTACCAATATTCGGGTAACAGTTGGTATTGACAAAGATTTAGAGATGATTCTTGAAATGGATCCGAGTATTGTTGATTTAGGTGATATTAGCATTGCCGAAACTGCAGAGCCGCGTATAGTGGGTTTACCTCCACTTTCGGGTGG ACCGACATTCAAAACTGCCACTCCTACTTCACGGACGCAACTGAAACTTCAGTTACAACGGgaacaacatcagcaacaacaaatgatGATACAGCAACAGACACTAGATTCGCCGGACCCAAAAGTTCACCTGTTATTTGGCGGTGGTCAGGGATCCATGGAGTCTGAATTTATCGACAGCGGTAGTACCAGTGCTTGTGGAAGTGGATCATCTAGCTTAGAACAAATGTCGCAACTAGTGCAAATggataatttaattgattcgTCAACTGCAGCTAAACTTAAAGTTCCTCTTCAAAGTATTGGCGTAGATGTGCCACCCCAAGTGCTGCag gTCAGTACAGTTCTTGAAAACCCGACCAGGTATCACGTTattcaaaagcaaaaaaatcaaGTGAGACAATATCTCAGCGAATCCCTAAAGCCATCTATATGGGGCTGTCATAACAGCGAA ATGAAACTGGCAAATAACTCTGCGTCGACCGGTAACCTTCAGAGTTCATCCTTAGAGAAAGGTGTCAGCCTTCCGTTGGAGCGTACAAATAGTTTTGGGTGTGACACGGCTGTTACTGCCAAAAGACCAAATCATTCCGACGACTCGATGCCGATTTCCTTCTTTGGTGGCAATTTTCCAAGAAGTGATAACTTAAATTCCAACGATCCAAGTTTACTGGGACGTATTAACCATGTTTCTGCAGAATCAGCAAGTGCTCAAAAAAACATCCATTTGGGATTTGTTAAAGCTAATTCAAATCTTAGTTCTTCTACTACGCGTACATCTTCGGGAATGATTAACTCAATAAGGCTTTCTAGTACAGCAAGCTCTTCGCAGTCTACTTCAGCACCGATTTCGCCAAGTTTGAGTTCGGTTGCAACAAGTGCTTCGGAG CTACCATCATTCGACAGCGAT ccagATGATCTTTTTGATGATATATTGCAAAATGATTCGTTTAACTTCGATACAAACTTTAACTCGGAGCTTTCAATTAAGCAGGAGCCTCAAAATTTGACTGACGCTGAAATAAATGCCCTAGCTAAAGACAGGCAAAAGAAGGATAACCATAATATGa TTGAGCGCAGGCGACGGTTTAATATTAATGACAGAATCAAAGAGCTTGGCACTCTTTTGCCAAAGGGTAGTGATGCCTTTTACGAAGTTGTTCGAGATATTCGTCCAAACAAAGGGACAATTTTAAAGTCTTCTGTTGACTACATAAAATGCTTGAAACATGAGGTGTCTCGCTTAAGACAAAATGAGTGTCGTCAACGTCAAATGGAGTTGCAAAATCGAAAACTCATGTCCCGAATAAGG GAGTTGGAAATGCAAGCGAAGTCTCACGGAATATCTTTATCAGACTACCATTTAACATCAGTGTCGGCGCCGACTCAAGCTGACGCTTATCTTAAAAGTTCAAGTCTGTCGCCATCTGTTTCTCGAAGTCGTCGATCACTTTTTGACCTACCCGTTGAGAAAAAA ataCAAGTTATAAACAGAAGTGATGTTAATATGGGAATGAATCAGATCGATGAACTCATGGAGGATTGCAAGCACCCAGTACAAGGCGGGGACCCGATGTTGTCTTCCCATAGTCACATGCATTCTGCACCACAATCACCTACCGCAAATCAATTGAATTGTGCAAGCTATGAACCAAAGAAAGTCTCGGAAGTTGATGCAGGCATATTTAGGGGAAAGTCTAACTTAGTAGCAGATGAATGTTGCAGCATCAATTGTAGTACTTCTTGTTATAGTCAGCATCAGCTGCCCACACTCGAAAGTCATCCAAATCATTGTCACCAACCCAGTATACGAGATATCCACAGTTTATCGGATTCAGTTCAAAGCTCTGAGTTTAGTAGGCTTGAACATTGCGATGGCAACCATGATCCACTACTGTCATCTTCTAGGTCACTTGGCGCAGTAGACGAAGATCATCATAGTTCTGTTGATATACCTGCTGTCATGATAAACGACTCACTTTCCTCATTGGTAGATGACACCCACAGTGAACCCATGATTCTTACTTCTGACACGTTAGATATTGACTTAtag
- the LOC128265952 gene encoding uncharacterized protein LOC128265952 isoform X2 encodes MRTTGPLFTFASQIQDQGLCNTLNSFLTVKKMFSYWSKKSIPSKVEEKRNETYVSINESISQTEVKMEKEKMVLSTTDRHVLEFHDFLRRVQTLQMSHIEANKNQDLIVNRPNMCSSTAVEVGEEPATSSEADNIDMEYPHLTSECDYMPVATTNIRVTVGIDKDLEMILEMDPSIVDLGDISIAETAEPRIVGLPPLSGGPTFKTATPTSRTQLKLQLQREQHQQQQMMIQQQTLDSPDPKVHLLFGGGQGSMESEFIDSGSTSACGSGSSSLEQMSQLVQMDNLIDSSTAAKLKVPLQSIGVDVPPQVLQVSTVLENPTRYHVIQKQKNQVRQYLSESLKPSIWGCHNSEMKLANNSASTGNLQSSSLEKGVSLPLERTNSFGCDTAVTAKRPNHSDDSMPISFFGGNFPRSDNLNSNDPSLLGRINHVSAESASAQKNIHLGFVKANSNLSSSTTRTSSGMINSIRLSSTASSSQSTSAPISPSLSSVATSASELPSFDSDAFHIYLLFKRNSGLY; translated from the exons ATGCGTACAACAGGCCCTCTTTTCACATTTGCTAGTCAGATCCAAGATCAAGGTCTTTGTAATACTCTTAATAGTTTTTTgactgttaaaaaaatgttttcctacTGGAGCAAAAAGAGTATTCCAAGCAAAGTTgaagaaaaaagaaatgaaacaTATGTGTCTATAAACGAAAGTATTTCACAAACAGAagtaaaaatggaaaaggaaaagATGGTACTATCGACTACAGATAGGCACGTCCTTGAATTTCATGATTTTCTAAGGCGTGTTCAGACGTTACAGATGTCCCATATTGAGGCTAACAAAAACCAAGATTTAATAGTTAATCGACCCAATATGTGCAGCTCGACAGCAGTTGAGGTCGGCGAGGAACCTGCTACCTCATCGGAAGCTGATAATATTGATATGGAATATCCTCACCTCACAAGTGAATGTGATTATATGCCAGTGGCTACTACCAATATTCGGGTAACAGTTGGTATTGACAAAGATTTAGAGATGATTCTTGAAATGGATCCGAGTATTGTTGATTTAGGTGATATTAGCATTGCCGAAACTGCAGAGCCGCGTATAGTGGGTTTACCTCCACTTTCGGGTGG ACCGACATTCAAAACTGCCACTCCTACTTCACGGACGCAACTGAAACTTCAGTTACAACGGgaacaacatcagcaacaacaaatgatGATACAGCAACAGACACTAGATTCGCCGGACCCAAAAGTTCACCTGTTATTTGGCGGTGGTCAGGGATCCATGGAGTCTGAATTTATCGACAGCGGTAGTACCAGTGCTTGTGGAAGTGGATCATCTAGCTTAGAACAAATGTCGCAACTAGTGCAAATggataatttaattgattcgTCAACTGCAGCTAAACTTAAAGTTCCTCTTCAAAGTATTGGCGTAGATGTGCCACCCCAAGTGCTGCag gTCAGTACAGTTCTTGAAAACCCGACCAGGTATCACGTTattcaaaagcaaaaaaatcaaGTGAGACAATATCTCAGCGAATCCCTAAAGCCATCTATATGGGGCTGTCATAACAGCGAA ATGAAACTGGCAAATAACTCTGCGTCGACCGGTAACCTTCAGAGTTCATCCTTAGAGAAAGGTGTCAGCCTTCCGTTGGAGCGTACAAATAGTTTTGGGTGTGACACGGCTGTTACTGCCAAAAGACCAAATCATTCCGACGACTCGATGCCGATTTCCTTCTTTGGTGGCAATTTTCCAAGAAGTGATAACTTAAATTCCAACGATCCAAGTTTACTGGGACGTATTAACCATGTTTCTGCAGAATCAGCAAGTGCTCAAAAAAACATCCATTTGGGATTTGTTAAAGCTAATTCAAATCTTAGTTCTTCTACTACGCGTACATCTTCGGGAATGATTAACTCAATAAGGCTTTCTAGTACAGCAAGCTCTTCGCAGTCTACTTCAGCACCGATTTCGCCAAGTTTGAGTTCGGTTGCAACAAGTGCTTCGGAG CTACCATCATTCGACAGCGAT gCTTTTCATATATACTTACTTTTTAAACGGAATTCTGGCCTATATTAG
- the LOC128265951 gene encoding ADP-ribosylation factor 2 — protein sequence MGLTISSLLTRLFGKKQMRILMVGLDAAGKTTILYKLKLGEIVTTIPTIGFNVETVEYKNICFTVWDVGGQDKIRPLWRHYFQNTQGLIFVVDSNDRDRINEAEKELQNMLQEDELRDAVLLVFANKQDLPNAMTAAELTDKLHLNQLRNRHWFIQATCATQGHGLYEGLDWLSAELAKK from the exons atgggaTTAACAATATCAAGTCTTCTGACACGTCTGTtcggaaaaaaacaaatgcgtATTTTAATGG TTGGACTGGATGCCGCCGGAAAAACGACTATACTGTATAAACTTAAGTTGGGAGAAATTGTAACCACCATCCCAACTATCGGTTTCAACGTCGAAACTGTggagtataaaaatatatgttttactGTTTGGGACGTTGGTGGCCAAGATAAAATTCGTCCGTTGTGGCGCCACTATTTCCAAAATACGCAAGGTCTGATTTTTGTTGTGGATTCTAACGATCGTGATCGTATCAATGAAGCTGAAAAAGAACTTCAAAAcatg CTTCAGGAGGACGAGCTCAGAGATGCTgtgcttttggtttttgctaACAAACAGGACTTACCAAACGCAATGACAGCTGCAGAGCTTACAGACAAATTGCACCTTAACCAATTAAGGAATCGCCAT tggTTTATTCAAGCTACTTGTGCTACCCAGGGTCACGGACTATATGAAGGACTTGACTGGCTTTCAGCTGAGTTggctaaaaaataa